A segment of the Psilocybe cubensis strain MGC-MH-2018 chromosome 5, whole genome shotgun sequence genome:
TATATATGTTCATTGCACGGGGAGATAACAAATGTTCAGTAGACACTTAACTAGGCCAACGGCGGTCGCAACCGTCCCGAGAAGGATCAAGTTGTAGTGTAAATTCAAGGTAAGCAGATAAAAATTTTGGGATCAAGAACGTAAACGAACCTAACGATCAGATGGGGCATATCATTGCTCTGTAGCTCAAGAAAGACAGAGATATTTGCTAAGACGTCCGTTTGTTACAGTCAAAAAACCGAATTGAATAGTACACGATAGGACATTTGTTGCCCAAGTAATCCAGAGGCTTTGATGGTACAGCGCCATTACGTTACGTGGGCGTTGGAAATGGTCACTCGGGGAGATTTCACAAACGTAATCTTCAACCTGTTTGCTTTTTAAGTAGGATCCGATGGAAGACGATTGTTTGTGCGCAGACTGCGCTACGAGTTATGACAGAAGAGGTCAAATAATGCCAATGCAAAGAAATGCAATAATACTCGAGCGAATTGAGAAAGTCTACATGTGCGATATCAACTTCAGGAGAGTTGGATATAATTATCTTGCCTCCGACCCAGGCTACTGGTCCGTCTCTATCGAATTGTTAATTCAGCACCCATCAACATCCATATTTTAATGGTGGTGTTCATCGTGGTGCTCTTCACCCTGGAAGTCAAGCTTGTAAACTGCGGGTCACATTGTAAGATCCAGATAAGCCGGTAGGAAGATAAACCAAGACGCGTACCTGAGCCGCACTCCGTGCAACGGCCCAACTTGTCCTTCTTCAGGTTGAACCAGAGGATGTCATGAGAGTCGGCAGGAACACCCGTGCATCCGATGATGCGTTCAACGTCCTAGAAAcgaaacaaaaaatacaaaatacAAGAACAAAAGCGGTTAGTATTAGGCGGGTTACAATATGAACAATGTATGTCGGTCACGTACAAAGGAGGGGACGAGAACGGGGTTAGCTTTAGTACCAATGCGGGAGGAGTCCAGAGGGCTGTCATCAAAGACATTGATTCCTTCAAGCTCTCCGAGAAGTTGCAGACGCTCGAGACCGGTGGCCTGTTCAATATCGGTAGGGACTGTACCGGGTTTGGCACCTTCACCATACAACTGAGGGGGTGGGGGTCCAGATTGGACGCGAACGCTGGTGGAGAAAGCGCGCAgggtggatgtggatggcTTGGTGAGAGCGCGACCCGCCAGGGCGGCTGGACGAGCAGCACGGACAGCGGTCTTGAACATGGCTTTTGGGAGAAATATTATTGACGAGACGACTTGGAGATGACAGTCCAAGGGCGTGTCACGTATACTGCCATCGCGTTACGGTCACTCCGGCCTCTCCCGCTGCGGCTTCTCCTAGGCAGCGCCTAGCTCTGATCCAGACTTTCAATTCGttttttcctttctcttttaAAATCGTAAATTCGAAACGCGTTAGGCTACATTTACATACATGATACATACACTGCTCGTACTGCCGATTTTGTACTGTAAGTGTTGAAACGGGAAAGTAGAGAacgcaaacaaaaaaaagctAAACCGCTAAAAAAATTCAAGAACAATCTTACTCTTGTTTGGTGACGACTTCGTGAGACTCTTCATCGCTCTTTCTGAGTCCCTCCTTCTCTACATCGTTGAAAAGGCCAAGTCGGCGCAAGATGGCGGCCTGGCGCGCTTGGTCGGCGGCAGCCATGCTCTCGGTAGCCCCA
Coding sequences within it:
- a CDS encoding Cytochrome c oxidase subunit 4, mitochondrial → MFKTAVRAARPAALAGRALTKPSTSTLRAFSTSVRVQSGPPPPQLYGEGAKPGTVPTDIEQATGLERLQLLGELEGINVFDDSPLDSSRIGTKANPVLVPSFDVERIIGCTGVPADSHDILWFNLKKDKLGRCTECGSVYKLDFQGEEHHDEHHH